A genome region from Glycine max cultivar Williams 82 chromosome 5, Glycine_max_v4.0, whole genome shotgun sequence includes the following:
- the LOC106798704 gene encoding LOW QUALITY PROTEIN: subtilisin-like protease SBT5.3 (The sequence of the model RefSeq protein was modified relative to this genomic sequence to represent the inferred CDS: inserted 2 bases in 1 codon), producing the protein MRDFTSHLYSNIADPELVYDLNITGYLNFLCGRGYNSSQXLFYGKPYTCPKSFSLADFNYPAITIPQLDPGHSLNVTRTVTNVGSPRTYRVHIKAPPQVVVTVEPRKLRFKKKGERKELRVTLTLKPQTKNTTDYVFGWLTWTDHKHHVRSPIAVKIAH; encoded by the exons aTGAGAgatttcacctcacacttgtactccaacaTTGCAGACCCTGAACTTGTATATGACCTCAATATTACTGGCTATTTGAACTTTTTGTGTGGTCGAGGCTACAACAGTTCCCA CTTGTTCTACGGCAAGCCTTACACCTGTCCAAAGTCGTTCAGTTTAGCAGATTTCAATTATCCAGCAATCACAATTCCTCAGTTAGACCCTGGACATTCTCTGAATGTTACTCGAACTGTTACCAATGTTGGGTCTCCAAGAACGTATAGAGTGCACATCAAGGCACCACCACAAGTTGTAGTTACGGTCGAGCCTAGGAAACTGAGGTTCAAGAAAAAGGGTGAAAGAAAGGAGTTGAGAGTTACCTTGACCTTGAAGCCGCAAACTAAGAACACCACTGATTATGTTTTCGGGTGGTTGACGTGGACTGATCACAAGCACCATGTCAGGAGTCCCATTGCAGTCAAAATAGCACATTAA
- the LOC100815063 gene encoding ATP synthase delta chain, chloroplastic — protein sequence MASLQHPTASLQSKHVLIPRNTLTQKPILNLSSLPGTTFTPLKLKFFSGGAVRRSTGASGARMSATAASSYAAALADVAAANNTLDATTADIEKIDEIFSEAQVSDYFANPTLAVEKKRKLIDEIAESSGFQPHTRNFLYILVDAQRIDLINEIAKEFELVYNSLTDTELAVVTSVVKLESQHLAQIAKQVQKLTGTKNVRIKTLLDPSLVAGFTVRYSGSKLIDMSVRKQLEDIAAQLELGDISLAV from the coding sequence ATGGCGTCTTTGCAGCACCCCACAGCTTCCCTCCAATCCAAACACGTCCTAATCCCCCGAAACACTCTTACCCAGAAACCCATCCTCAACCTCTCCTCCCTCCCGGGCACCACCTTCACCCCCCTCAAGCTCAAATTCTTCAGCGGCGGCGCCGTCCGCCGCTCCACCGGCGCCTCGGGAGCCAGAATGTCAGCCACCGCAGCCTCCAGCTACGCGGCTGCCCTGGCCGACGTGGCTGCCGCGAACAACACGCTCGACGCGACAACCGCGGACATCGAGAAAATCGACGAGATATTCTCGGAGGCGCAGGTGTCGGACTACTTCGCCAACCCCACCTTGGCCGTGGAGAAGAAGCGGAAGCTGATAGATGAGATTGCGGAATCTTCGGGGTTCCAGCCCCACACGAGAAACTTCCTCTACATCCTCGTGGACGCGCAGAGGATCGACCTCATCAACGAGATCGCAAAAGAGTTCGAATTGGTTTACAATTCCTTGACCGACACGGAGCTGGCGGTGGTGACGTCGGTGGTGAAGCTGGAGTCGCAGCACCTGGCGCAGATCGCGAAGCAGGTTCAGAAGCTCACTGGGACGAAGAACGTGAGGATTAAGACGCTACTTGACCCTAGTTTGGTCGCGGGTTTCACTGTCAGGTATTCCGGCTCCAAATTGATTGACATGAGTGTGAGAAAGCAGCTTGAGGATATTGCTGCTCAGCTTGAGTTGGGTGATATCTCTCTCGCCGTATGA